Proteins from a genomic interval of Marmota flaviventris isolate mMarFla1 chromosome 8, mMarFla1.hap1, whole genome shotgun sequence:
- the LOC139706663 gene encoding sperm motility kinase X-like — protein sequence MQRESSESSVVAQGPSSCYESALTDHYRVLRTIGEGSFGQVVVARHLLSGTEVAVKVVPKTVENKAVLCERDWLMALEHRNMIKLFQVIETVHNLYLVMEHAGGGQLWRHIPKAGGIPEEKVRRVFREMVRVVHYCHEKGVVHLDLKPENFVVDARGHIKLIDFGLSTSFTPGQKLHDFRGTLQYCAPEIIQDKGFEGPPADVWSLGVTLYFMLTGTRPFRMSNTNELQKQILQGSYDLPPHLSKGACSLIQQILEVNPKQRPTLEQVMGHPWLRQGEDSSPRRCPSKPLPKRPDPAIMTIMVDMGYDPYTAWLSLAKRQFDEAMGTYLILQHQRSQGADCTLWVKPVRRVVGPRPGPVMDPPSVRPKKCPSEPALALPCEQQQPGEAKRAGQKGTTHASVPAIPLCFLHTKTPPSQPSPPAGSWAPVADVPQAQP from the coding sequence ATGCAGAGAGAGAGTAGTGAGAGTAGTGTAGTGGCTCAGGGGCCCAGCTCCTGCTATGAGTCAGCCCTCACGGACCATTATCGCGTCCTGAGGACCATTGGGGAGGGGAGCTTTGGGCAGGTGGTAGTAGCCCGCCATCTCCTGAGCGGGACAGAGGTGGCAGTGAAGGTGGTGCCCAAGACAGTGGAGAACAAGGCCGTGCTGTGTGAAAGGGATTGGTTGATGGCCCTGGAACACCGAAACATGATCAAGCTCTTCCAGGTCATCGAGACTGTCCACAATCTGTACCTGGTCATGGAGCATGCAGGTGGGGGACAGCTATGGCGTCACATCCCAAAGGCTGGTGGCATACCAGAGGAGAAGGTCCGCAGAGTGTTCAGGGAGATGGTGCGTGTCGTGCATTACTGCCACGAGAAGGGTGTCGTGCACCTGGACCTGAAGCCTGAGAACTTCGTGGTGGATGCCAGGGGCCACATAAAGCTCATCGACTTTGGCTTGAGCACCAGCTTCACACCTGGGCAGAAGCTGCATGACTTCAGGGGCACTCTCCAGTACTGTGCCCCTGAAATCATCCAGGACAAGGGATTCGAGGGTCCCCCTGCCGATGTCTGGAGCCTGGGTGTCACTCTCTATTTCATGCTGACAGGGACAAGGCCATTCAGAATGAGCAACACTAATGAGCTGCAGAAGCAGATTTTACAGGGAAGCTATGACCTTCCCCCGCACTTGTCCAAGGGAGCATGCAGCCTCATCCAGCAAATCCTGGAGGTGAACCCCAAGCAGAGGCCCACCCTGGAGCAGGTAATGGGGCACCCATGGCTGAGGCAGGGCGAGGACTCGTCTCCCAGGCGATGTCCCAGCAAGCCACTCCCCAAGCGGCCCGACCCAGCCATCATGACCATCATGGTTGACATGGGTTATGACCCCTATACTGCCTGGCTCTCCCTGGCAAAACGCCAATTCGATGAGGCCATGGGTACCTACCTTATCCTCCAGCACCAGAGAAGCCAGGGGGCTGACTGCACGCTCTGGGTCAAGCCTGTGCGTCGGGTGGTTGGGCCTCGCCCAGGCCCTGTGATGGATCCTCCCAGTGTCCGCCCCAAGAAGTGCCCCAGTGAGCCTGCGCTTGCCTTGCCCTGTGAGCAGCAGCAGCCTGGAGAGGCCAAGAGGGCAGGGCAGAAGGGCACCACCCATGCCAGTGTTCCCGCCATTCCTCTGTGCTTCCTCCACACAAAGACacccccctcccagcccagccccccaGCAGGATCCTGGGCACCAGTGGCAGATGTACCTCAGGCCCAACCCTAG